The segment ACTGAGAGCTCGCTGAATGTGGTTCCATAGTACGCGCCATAGCAAGCGTGCCTACTTTGTTGCTTAGACCGTTGTTCGCTTCGTTCTTAATTGGTGCACGAGAAGCCTTCTCACGAAGACCAGACTCCATACCACCACCTTGAATCATGAAACCATCGATAACACGGTGAAATAGTGTGTTGTCGTAGAAACCATCACGGCAGTACTGTAGGAAGTTTGCACTTGTTTCTGGTGCTTTTTCTTCATTTAGCTGAATTTTGATGTCACCAAAATTAGTGTGAAGGGTGATCATGATTATGTCCTTAACCTATGTTTTTGATTTGAGCTTGGGATTCTAACTTAACTTTTCTGACATTCATACGCGAAAAGCTGTGAATCAGACTTGAGTATAGGCGCTAATGATGGCTTTTTGAGCGATTGAGGGATTACCTAACGGAGCATGAGTTGGTATACTGAGTCACTATTTTATTTAGCCCAGATTAAGTATAGAGATCATGTTAAAGATATATAACACACTCACAAGACAGAAAGAGGAATTCAAACCAATCAATGCTGGCAAAGTTGGCATGTATGTCTGTGGGGTAACCATTTACGATCTCTGTCATATTGGTCACGGTCGTACCTTCGTATCTTTTGACGTTGTGTCACGTTACCTACGTTATTTGGGTTATGACTTGACGTTTGTGCGCAACATTACTGATATCGATGACAAGATCATTAAGCGCGCGAACGAAAATGGTGAGACTTGTGATTCACTGACTGAACGTCTGATCGGCGAAATGCACGCCGACTTTGATGCGCTAAACATGAAGCGTCCAGATGTAGAGCCTCGTGCGACTCAGTTTATCCAAGAGATCATCGAGCTGGTTGAGAAGCTGATTGAACGTGGCTTTGCTTACGTTGCAGACAATGGCGACGTTATGTTTGAAGTCGGTAAGTTTGACGAGTACGGCAAACTGTCTAAGCAAGATCTTGAGCAGCTACAAGCCGGTGCTCGCGTGGATATCGAAACCGCTAAACGTAGCCCGCTTGACTTCGTACTATGGAAAATGTCTAAACCAGGTGAGCCAACATGGGAATCGCCATGGGGTCCAGGTCGCCCAGGTTGGCACATCGAGTGTTCAGCGATGAACTCGTCCATTCTTGGCAACCACTTTGATATTCACGGCGGCGGTTCGGATCTGCAGTTCCCACACCACGAGAACGAAATTGCTCAGTCATGCTGCGCACACGACACTCAGTATGTAAATACTTGGATGCACAGTGGCATGGTGATGGTTGATAAAGAGAAGATGTCTAAATCGCTAGGTAACTTCTTTACTATTCGTGACGTGTTAGGTCACTACGATGCAGAAACGGTTCGTTACTTCCTGATGTCTGGTCACTACCGTAGCCAACTAAACTACAGTGAAGAGAACCTAAATCAAGCACGTGCTTCACTAGAGCGTCTATACACGTCTCTACGTGGTCTAGATTTGACAGCAGCACCAGCAGGTGGTGAAGAGTACCTAACTCGCTTTACTGAAGCGATGAACGATGACTTTAACACGCCAGAAGCATACTCAGTGTTGTTTGAAATGGCGCGTGAAATCAACCGTCTAAAAACGGAAAACCTTGAGCAAGCAAGCGCACTAGGTGCTCTAATGCGTGAACTGGCAGACGTGATCGGTATTCTGCACCAAGATCCAGAAGCGTTCCTAAAAGGCGATGCAGGCAGCGACGACGAAGTGGCTGAAATTGAAGCACTCATTAAATTGCGTAACGATTCTCGCGCAGCAAAAGACTGGGCGAACGCAGATATGGCTCGTGACAAGCTAAATGAGCTAGGTGTGGTGCTGGAAGATGGTGCTGAAGGTACAACCTGGCGTCGCAAATAAGTATCTACGTCCTTCTTGATGTTGTAGCGTTGTTGACTGCACTCGAAAACCTCATCACATAGTAAACCTATGCTCAGAGGCTTTTCTCCCTGGTCGCCTAGCTACAACGTCAATAAGTTAGTAGATAACACCAATTAGATTGAGCAATGTTGCTTAAATTGCTGATGAACACTCAGTCAATGGTATTGGTATAGACGTCCTTCTTGGCGTTGTTGACAACAACATCAAGCAGCGAATAGATAAAGCAAATTTTTAGGGCTGAGTTGTCAGCCCTTTTTTCTACAAGAATTATTATTTTACGGGAATCTCTCTGTGGCACAGATGTACTTCTATTACTCGGCGATGAACGCCGGTAAATCAACTACGCTTCTACAGTCATCATTTAACTACCAAGAGCGTGGTATGAATCCACTTATCTTTACTGCGGCTCTTGATAACCGTTATGGCGTCGGTAAAGTGAGTTCTCGAATTGGTCTACAATCTGAAGCGCATTTGTTCCAAGCAGAAACCGATCTGTTTAAAGCAATTGCAGAGCTGAATGAACAAGAGAAACGTCACTGTATTTTAATTGATGAGTGTCAGTTCCTGTCTAAACAACAGGTTTATCAATTAACCGAAGTGGTCGATAAGCTGCATATTCCAGTATTGTGTTACGGTCTACGTACAGACTTCTTAGGTGAGCTATTTGAAGGCAGTAAGTACCTGCTTTCTTGGGCGGACAAATTGGTTGAATTGAAAACCATTTGCCACTGCGGTCGCAAAGCGAACATGGTGATTCGTACTGATGAGCATGGTAATGCGATTAAAGAAGGTGACCAAGTGGCGATTGGTGGTAATGATCGCTACGTTTCGGTATGCCGCCAACACTACAAAGAAGCGTTAGGTAAGTAACCGTGTAGCATACCCAGGAAGTTTATAGAACTCTGGGTATATTATAGATACAAAAAACGGAGCCATTGGCTCCGTTTTTTGTTGTATTCGGTAATCTAAGATTAACGAGCACGGAAGACGATGCGGCCTTTTGATAGGTCGTATGGAGTCATCTCTACAGTTACTTTGTCACCAGTAAGAATACGGATGTAGTTCTTACGCATTTTACCAGAGATGTGAGCAGTAACTACGTGACCGTTTTCAAGCTCAACACGGAACATTGTGTTTGGAAGAGTATCAAGGACAGTGCCTTGCATCTCAATAACGTCTTCTTTAGCCATCTAATCCTCTTTAAATAAATGGGCGTTTTTATCAGGTATATTCAGCTGATAAAAATGAATTAAGCAAAGTTGGGGCGTATTCTACCCTTGCCAAGACTGATTTACTAGCCTTTGATGAGGATGAAAGCGGACTTTGTAATTCATTGCCGGACATTCATCTATTTGATAGCCGAGATAGAGCCACTGTTTCCCCTGTTCTTGGCAATGCTCCAATTGCAATAAAACGCCAAGTGTACCAAGAGATAGCGGGTGAGAAGGCTCGTAAAAGGTATAGAAAGCGCTGGCGCTGTTGGACAAGATATCTGTTACCGCCACACCAATTAACGTGTCATCTTCATATAGGTGTAAATATTGAGTGTTTAGCCAGTTGCAGTGAGTAAACTGCTCAAAACTTTGTCGATTCGGTGGGTACATCGACCCAGCACTATGACGAGCCTCGATATAGCGCGCGTATAATTCATACCAATCCGCATCCAATTGTTCTTTGAACTGCCAAGTAATTGCTCCGGCTTTATTGCGCAGTCGCTTCTGGCTACGGGTCATCTTAAATTTATGTGCCGAGACTCGGATTGGCTCGCAAGCGTTGCATTGTTGGCACAACGGGCGGTAGATGGTATCCCCACTGCGTCGAAAGCCATTGGCGAGTAACACTTCATAATTGGATGAGCAATGTAAGCTAGGATCAAGCGCAACCGCCACTCGTTCTTGGCGACCTGGCAGGTAGCTACAAGGGTGGTTATCAGTTAATCCGATACGAATATGTTGGATATCCGAGCTCATGGTTGCTCCTCAACTGGTGATGAAAGCCATTGTGGCTGAAAGCACTGTTTATTAATAGCTTCTTGCCTTAAGAATAGCAGGCTTTTAATAAAATCTTCGCGTTCAAGTTCAAATGCACCTAATGACTGGGTGTGATCATTAAGTACTTGGCAATCAATAAGCTGCCCGCCATGTTGTTTGAAATGGTGACAGAAAAACCACAAAGCGATTTTGGAGGCATTACTCTGCAAACTAAACATCGATTCGCCACAAAACAGCTGTCCAACCGAAATACCATATAGCCCACCAATCAGCTGGTTTTCTTGCCATACTTCTACTGAGTGACAGTGCCCTAGTGCGGCAAGTTGTTTGTAAGCGGCGCGCATTTCAGGGCTTAACCACGTTTCTTCAGCACTACGCAGTGCAGCACACTGGTCAATCACTTGATCAAAAGCGTGGTTGATACTCACTCTGTATTGATGTTTACGCTGAAATTTTTTGACACTTCTGGCGGGTTTAAAGGTCTTAGGATCAAACACAGCGCGTGGCGATGGGCTCCACCACAAAATTGGTTCGCTTGGTCCATACCATGGGAAGATGCCATTGTGATAAGCTGTCATCAAACGCGCAACTGACAGATCGCCACCGAAAGCCAACAGACCATTGGGGTCGTCGAGGGCTTCAAATGGAGATGGGAAGCTTAAGTTTTCACTGTCTAGTTCTGTCAGATATATAGCCATCAGAGGAATCGAATTATGTTGAAGAAGTGGGTATGGATATTATTGATTTTTCCACTGTTTGCCAATGCAGCATACCAACGTAATGTTGCACGCCCAGTCAATGAAGTGGTTTTTGGTAAGGTTGATTCAGTCCGTTACATGACGCAACAAGACATAGTCAAAGCGGAAAGCAGCGGCTGGGAAACATTTTTAGGGGCAGTAGTTGGCGGTGTCATCGGCAACCAATTTGGCGGCGGTACGGGTCGTGAAGTGGCAACGGCAGTGGGGGCTGTTGCCGGGGCAAGTGTGGCGCGAAATCGAGCCAATCAAAGCTATCGGGTTGAGTATCGCTTAGTCGAATTGCTGATCCAAACTGAAGATAAGCGTCTGATTAATGTCATTCAGGATGTCGACAGTAATATGATCTTCCAACGTGGTGACCGTGTTCGCATTCTTTACTTCAATGATGGCGTTAGGGTAGATAAAGAATACTGATATTTGCCTAAAAATAGCGATTAAATCTGCTTGCAAGCTAATTCGAGTTAAAACCAGATTAGGTCTGGTTTTACTCGGGCTTTTTCGATAGTCTGAAACGACGAAGAATTTTTCATCGCTCCTATGGAAGAGTGCGAGCAAGGAATAGTAGTTTTTAATGGAAAGCCTTACGTTACAACCAATCAATAAAGTCGATGGTGAGGTCAACTTACCGGGTTCAAAAAGTGTCTCAAACCGCGCGTTGCTCTTAGCTGCGTTAGCAAAAGGCACAACACGTCTAACCAACCTTCTTGATAGTGACGACATCCGTCACATGCTCAATGCGCTAACTAAACTCGGTGTTAATTACACCTTGTCTGCCGACAAAACGGTTTGTGAAGTAGAAGGCTTAGGTGGGGCGTTCCATTCATCTCAAGCTCTCGAGCTATTTTTGGGTAACGCAGGTACGGCGATGCGTCCTTTAGCCGCAGCACTATGCTTGGGTGAAGGTGAGTTTGTTCTTACCGGCGAACCGCGCATGAAAGAGCGTCCAATTGGTCACTTAGTGGATGCTCTGCGTCAAGCGGGTGCACAAATTGAGTATCTTGAAAATGAAAACTATCCACCACTTAAGATCATCGGCAGTGGTCTCAATGGTGGTACGGTTGAAATTGATGGTTCGATTTCCAGCCAGTTCTTGACGGCATTTTTAATGTCTGCACCACTGGCTCAAGATGACGTTACCATTAAAATCGTCGGCGATTTAGTTTCAAAACCTTATATCGATATCACGCTACACATTATGGCGCAGTTTGGTGTTGAGGTTGAAAACCGCAATTACCAAGAGTTCGCGATTAAAGCGGGGCAACAATACGTCGCACCAGGTGATTTCTTGGTGGAAGGCGACGCGTCATCGGCTTCTTACTTCTTAGCGGCTGCCGCAATTAAAGGTGGCGCAATCAAAGTAACCGGTATTGGTAAAAACAGTATTCAAGGTGACATTCAATTTGCTGATGCGCTTGAAAAAATGGGCGCAGAAATTGAATGGGGCGATGACTACGTGATTTCCCGCGTTGGTAAGCTAAACGCCGTTGATCTCGATTTT is part of the Vibrio ponticus genome and harbors:
- a CDS encoding peptidylprolyl isomerase, which translates into the protein MITLHTNFGDIKIQLNEEKAPETSANFLQYCRDGFYDNTLFHRVIDGFMIQGGGMESGLREKASRAPIKNEANNGLSNKVGTLAMARTMEPHSASSQFFINVNNNTFLDFRSESLDGWGYCVFGEVVEGMDIVNQIKGVSTGSYGMHQDVPLEDVVITGTTIEE
- the cysS gene encoding cysteine--tRNA ligase encodes the protein MLKIYNTLTRQKEEFKPINAGKVGMYVCGVTIYDLCHIGHGRTFVSFDVVSRYLRYLGYDLTFVRNITDIDDKIIKRANENGETCDSLTERLIGEMHADFDALNMKRPDVEPRATQFIQEIIELVEKLIERGFAYVADNGDVMFEVGKFDEYGKLSKQDLEQLQAGARVDIETAKRSPLDFVLWKMSKPGEPTWESPWGPGRPGWHIECSAMNSSILGNHFDIHGGGSDLQFPHHENEIAQSCCAHDTQYVNTWMHSGMVMVDKEKMSKSLGNFFTIRDVLGHYDAETVRYFLMSGHYRSQLNYSEENLNQARASLERLYTSLRGLDLTAAPAGGEEYLTRFTEAMNDDFNTPEAYSVLFEMAREINRLKTENLEQASALGALMRELADVIGILHQDPEAFLKGDAGSDDEVAEIEALIKLRNDSRAAKDWANADMARDKLNELGVVLEDGAEGTTWRRK
- a CDS encoding thymidine kinase; the encoded protein is MAQMYFYYSAMNAGKSTTLLQSSFNYQERGMNPLIFTAALDNRYGVGKVSSRIGLQSEAHLFQAETDLFKAIAELNEQEKRHCILIDECQFLSKQQVYQLTEVVDKLHIPVLCYGLRTDFLGELFEGSKYLLSWADKLVELKTICHCGRKANMVIRTDEHGNAIKEGDQVAIGGNDRYVSVCRQHYKEALGK
- the infA gene encoding translation initiation factor IF-1 gives rise to the protein MAKEDVIEMQGTVLDTLPNTMFRVELENGHVVTAHISGKMRKNYIRILTGDKVTVEMTPYDLSKGRIVFRAR
- a CDS encoding arginyltransferase codes for the protein MSSDIQHIRIGLTDNHPCSYLPGRQERVAVALDPSLHCSSNYEVLLANGFRRSGDTIYRPLCQQCNACEPIRVSAHKFKMTRSQKRLRNKAGAITWQFKEQLDADWYELYARYIEARHSAGSMYPPNRQSFEQFTHCNWLNTQYLHLYEDDTLIGVAVTDILSNSASAFYTFYEPSHPLSLGTLGVLLQLEHCQEQGKQWLYLGYQIDECPAMNYKVRFHPHQRLVNQSWQG
- the aat gene encoding leucyl/phenylalanyl-tRNA--protein transferase yields the protein MAIYLTELDSENLSFPSPFEALDDPNGLLAFGGDLSVARLMTAYHNGIFPWYGPSEPILWWSPSPRAVFDPKTFKPARSVKKFQRKHQYRVSINHAFDQVIDQCAALRSAEETWLSPEMRAAYKQLAALGHCHSVEVWQENQLIGGLYGISVGQLFCGESMFSLQSNASKIALWFFCHHFKQHGGQLIDCQVLNDHTQSLGAFELEREDFIKSLLFLRQEAINKQCFQPQWLSSPVEEQP
- a CDS encoding outer membrane lipoprotein gives rise to the protein MLKKWVWILLIFPLFANAAYQRNVARPVNEVVFGKVDSVRYMTQQDIVKAESSGWETFLGAVVGGVIGNQFGGGTGREVATAVGAVAGASVARNRANQSYRVEYRLVELLIQTEDKRLINVIQDVDSNMIFQRGDRVRILYFNDGVRVDKEY
- the aroA gene encoding 3-phosphoshikimate 1-carboxyvinyltransferase, which encodes MESLTLQPINKVDGEVNLPGSKSVSNRALLLAALAKGTTRLTNLLDSDDIRHMLNALTKLGVNYTLSADKTVCEVEGLGGAFHSSQALELFLGNAGTAMRPLAAALCLGEGEFVLTGEPRMKERPIGHLVDALRQAGAQIEYLENENYPPLKIIGSGLNGGTVEIDGSISSQFLTAFLMSAPLAQDDVTIKIVGDLVSKPYIDITLHIMAQFGVEVENRNYQEFAIKAGQQYVAPGDFLVEGDASSASYFLAAAAIKGGAIKVTGIGKNSIQGDIQFADALEKMGAEIEWGDDYVISRVGKLNAVDLDFNHIPDAAMTIATTALFAEGTTAIRNVYNWRVKETDRLAAMATELRKVGAEVEEGHDYIIVTPPAQLKHAAIDTYDDHRMAMCFSLVALSDTPVTINDPKCTSKTFPDYFEKLESLSVA